The DNA sequence ATACTCTTCTTTCTTTGATTGCTCCATTAATctgtctgcattttaaaattctcagcTTTGAAACCAGCCAGAGTGGCGGAATTCAGACGGAATTTGACGGAATTCAGGTGTGAGGGTTTGATCCCGtttaagtgccttttaattaGGGCACGTAATTCAACCACTGTTTACAATGGGATTTCTGAAGACCTGTGTGTTTAGAAGAAATGCATGCACTGCGGTTTGCTTCTGGAGAAGCCAAGTTGTACAAAAGCCTTCAGTTCGAAAAATTAGTACTACCTCTCCAAGAAGCACTGTCATGCCTGCTTGGGTGATAGATAAATATGGGAGTAATGAAGTGCTTCGATTTACCCAGAACATGATGATACCAATGATACACTATCCAAATGAAGTCATTATCAAAGTTCACGCTGCAAGTATAAATCCTATAGATGTTAATATGAGAAGTAAGTGTCAAAAGACATTGctcattaccttttttttttttttttttaacttgagacAGCCTCATCAAGGATCAGTTTTAAAAGATTAGTTGTTATTGACTACTTCTGGGGGGATTAACACAAAGAAATGGTTTAGGGTTTTGACAGTATCCCAGTaggtatttcaaaaatttttgaaCTGGCAATGTCCATGGTATGCTTAAATCTTTTACAAAATATAAGTTTGAATTGCTTCCAGTGCTAcccttaaaaatgtaaattgggACTTGAGGATTGTATCCACAGCTAACTTTCTGGTACATTTTGCTAGGAACTTTATGATGTTCTGAGGTCCATCACAGGTTTTAAAGGTATGGTTATGTTTTCACATCAGttcagaatttgcattttcataataatttgaGTTTGCCCTTCCACTACTCCCAGCTTTTTCTAACGGTTCAGTGGACAAAGCAGCAGAACAGGATGCCAAAATATGGACACAGTACTCTTCCTCATTTTGTTGTTGCGTTCTGCCCTTGGAAGTTAAAATATGCTTTTCTGTTGTGCTCCATCTTCAATGGAAATAATGTTATCTTAATTTCTGCTAGGGGTTATTGACAAAGCTTGGAGTGCACTATATTCCTTATGCAGTTATTACAGTGCTGAAAAGATTGATTACTGTGAATTactttcactttggaaaataacGACAAAAAGTGAGCaattgaaatgtggctagtctgaATTGGGATGTACAGTTAGTATAAAATATACACTAGATTTCAAGACTTAGTAAAAAATGAGTGTAAAATgtcttattaattttatgttcattatatattgatctgataatattttggatatattaagtaaaatattattagcattaatttcactttcttttcactttttagtgTCTGCTTGAAAATTTTAAGTTAGATATGTGGCTTGCATTACATCCCTGTTGGACAGTGCTGATCTAGACATATGAGGAACAGCTATTACACATTTCTTTGTGGGGAAAGAGAtatgtttaaatgattttatgGCGATTGCCCCATGAAAGATAcacttgtttccttttgtttgcttAGAATAGTTGCTACTGCTAGGTGTTTCAGCTTACTCTGTTTCCATTGGGCATGAAGATAATTTAGTGTTTATCAgaattaccttttttaaaaaaactttgttGTCTATTTTGGGTTGTGCTTGGTCTTCCCTGCTGCATGGACTGCTCTGTAGcagcagtgcttgggcttcttacTGCAGCGGCTTCTTGCTGCAGCGGATGGACtccagggcacttgggcttcGGTAGttttggcacgtgggctcagttgttgcagggcccaggctctagagcacaggctcagtagttgtggcacatgggcttactctgtggtatgtgggatcttctcacataagggattgaacccatgtctccttcattggcaggtaaactttttaccattgagccaacaGAGAGACTCCTATTGGAATTATCTCTAAGTGGTAGATTTATACCTAGTGAGCAGCATGCATTTGCCATCTCCTTGATTAGAAGCTCTTTGAAGGTAGAGCCCATGCCCTGTCAACTATAGCCTTTTTTGGTGTTTCACATATGTAGTTGTCATTCAGTCATTAATGtcactttatattttcattctaatttgatta is a window from the Bos indicus x Bos taurus breed Angus x Brahman F1 hybrid unplaced genomic scaffold, Bos_hybrid_MaternalHap_v2.0 tig00011767_arrow_arrow_obj, whole genome shotgun sequence genome containing:
- the LOC113889330 gene encoding reticulon-4-interacting protein 1, mitochondrial-like, with the protein product MGFLKTCVFRRNACTAVCFWRSQVVQKPSVRKISTTSPRSTVMPAWVIDKYGSNEVLRFTQNMMIPMIHYPNEVIIKVHAASINPIDVNMRSGYGATALNMKRDPLHVKIKGEEFPLTLGRDVSGVVVMECGLDVRYFKPGDE